The proteins below come from a single Hemitrygon akajei chromosome 2, sHemAka1.3, whole genome shotgun sequence genomic window:
- the LOC140720473 gene encoding zinc-binding protein A33-like, producing MCKNPASIKLDTETAHRQLEISKDQKSVRLTNSQTDVPENEERFTAWECVLGSDGFTSGKHYWEVEVAGNHKWSLGIAGENANRKGDLTLKPKNKFWSIGQNEKEIHANDNDKLDISYQEVPRKIGVYLDYDTGVVSFYDANTRSFLYTFNEKFSEKLYPFFHTTHQKRWLKICSKQETKPSNHSKNNVI from the exons ATGTGTAAAAATCCAG CCTCTATAAAACTGGACACAGAAACAGCACATCGACAACTGGAGATTTCAAAGGATCAGAAGAGTGTGAGACTGACGAACTCCCAGACAGATGTTCCTGAAAATGAGGAGAGGTTTACAGCCTGGGAATGTGTGTTGGGATCAGATGGATTCACATCAGGGAAACATTATTGGGAGGTAGAAGTTGCGGGAAATCACAAGTGGTCTCTGGGAATTGCTGGAGAGAATGCAAATAGAAAGGGTGACCttacattaaaaccaaagaataaATTCTGGTCCATTGGGCAAAATGAGAAAGAAATCCATGCAAACGATAATGATAAATTGGATATCTCTTATCAAGAGGTTCCCAGGAAGATAGGAGTTTATCTTGATTATGATACAGGGGTAGTTTCATTTTACGATGCAAACACCAGGTCTTTCCTCTACACATTCAATGAGAAATTCTCTGAGAAGCTTTACCCTTTCTTTCACACAACACATCAGAAGAGATGGCTGAAAATCTGTTCCAAGCAGGAAACAAAACCCAGTAATCATTCTAAAAATAATGTCATTTAA